taattatggCATCTGCCCATAGGGGAGTGGTgaatcagtggtagagcattaggtTGGGGTGGAGCAGGCCGCGgtttcgaatcccaccccaccaggtgtggtccGGCGCAGGCAACAACGGCCGCCCTGGTGCCGGTGCCGGTGCCGAGCCCGTGAGTGAACACGttcaagccaaaagctgttgatcagTTAACAGAGATGCACAGGCCCGGTACGTCCCGGCCTGTACCCTGCTTTCCATCCGAGCATTGTGCTGCAGCTTGGTTTCATCccgaattaaaaaaaaaaatgttctttattctaaaattattgttttctcataatttctctctctgtgttgagaGATGAGTGCCATCTAGCACCAAATGGGTTAACTATTCCATTTTAAGTtaagactttattttttaattgaaatgttaCAATAAACGCAGTGTTATTGTGCTTTTACAACTACTTCATGTTAATATTTTCTCAGATTAATACCAGTGATCTCACAGTGCTCTGAGTAAATACACCAAAGAGAAATGGCACAATAGCAGACTATTGTTCGTTGTTGATGTTTGCCAAATGACGATCACCACCCATATGACAGTTTACTCTTATGTTTGCCCTCTGCCCGCTGCTCTTCTTCCACCCTATTCTATTGAAGAAACGAGGCTGAGAGCTTTTATTAGGCCACTTTTCAAGTGCAAAGCAAATAGCCGAAATGTGTACAGCAGCAGACCGTGTTACAGTGCAGTATCTGAGTTTAGGCTGTTTCAGTGAAGCGCACCAGGCCCCGGCTTTGTATCATAGTGAAGAGCTCTGATACCGCAGCCTAAACACGGCGGACACAAAATCCTAGTGACATGGCAACGTCAACAAACCGTTTACGGCAACGTTTCATTGCAATGAAcgcttttcttctctcttttttttttttttttttttttttttttttgcgtggACTGAGTCAATAAGAGGAATTCAATGTGACAATGAAGTGAAATTTTTAAATTCCGTGTCAGACTGTACTTgaacactttgacacatttttattgtatttatttatttattttttgttgttgttgttgaagcagaaaATTCTGCTTAGGGtagatattttttctttggAAATTTTACATCAAATTCTTTATACATTGTCGCTCAATTACATCAATTTTCTACCAACGTGCTTTTCAAATTGTCTTGCTTAGATATTTAATAAGCATTTCACATAGGATTTTTTCCTCAACGGAATCACCACCATGACTCAAGATGTCACATCATCTTCTAAGCTTCAAAGTCTGAatgaatgggtggatggatggatgaatggatggatgaacgcGCATCCTGAATGAAGACTTCAATCTGTACGAACCCGTGGGGTGGACGTAGAcccattttacatttgaatttattagaaaatatgCTACAATTTGCAAACATATTTTAGGGTCACCAGTTCTATATCTTACCATAATTTAGCAAAGGCAAAAATGCACGAGAAATATCTTTCCTCGTGATCAATTAACCCAGTAAGGTTTTTTTATCCATATAATCCCAGAAACAATTTAGGTTACTATTTTGATGCTCCTCGTCCTCTTCTGGATAAAAACAAGTAGATAACAATTGGATTTCTTAAATTAACAAATCCTCGATTCGGATACATTCTGGTCCAGAGAGTTTAGGTTTTCAACAAATTCCAGCCTCGTTTTATACGTGTAAAGTTATGCAAGATTTGAGGCCCCCGGAATGTCATTGGATGTTAGGATGAGGTATTATAGATTTTGGGTTGGGGAAGGGATGGTGGGGGTACTGCAAGCACCTCCCCTAGAAATGCAGCAAATCTCTCCTGTTTTCTCCTGGTGGGGCACTAAGAGCGCTGGACGTGCTTTGCATTGGCAGGCTGATGAGGACACGTGTCTCCTCCCTGCCTTCCCCCAGGCTTGACGGTACCGCATTGGCATCAGTAAAGGCACCTGAGAAACCGACATCCAACTCTTAGAAACGCTGTTTGTCATCTTATAACCCCGAGGAAAACGATATTATAAGCCCTGCAGAAACCTGTGGCTCGGCTTTTGTCGTGCGTAAAGCGTTTGCGCACATCGCTGAACTGCCTCCCAGCTTGAAGAGGTGCGCTACTCGTCGAGCATCAGAGCGCAGTGCCAAGATGCAGAAACGGTGCAGCGACGTCTGAAGGTGACATGAACCTGGGGATAATCAGGAGCAGCAGGCGTACACTGAACAAGAAGTGGAGATAGCAACTGAAAAACGTCGGTGTCTAGTAGTAAAACTTGCGCTCTTCCTCGTGGATTTATCCAATGCAGAGAATCAAGGGCTACAACTCAAAGTAGCTTCAAATTTTTCACTGACTGGAGGAGAAAAACGCTAATTAGGGTGCAGACATCTGAGAATTAAGAAAGAAGCGAAAAATGGCGACGTTAATCAGAAGCAAGCTTTCTAATAAACTGTCAAATGCAGCCACGGCTGTGTCCAACAAATCCCAGGCGAAGGTGAGCGGGATGTTCGCTAAAATGGGGTTTCAGGCTGCGACCGACGAGGAGGCTCTGGGCTTTGTCGCCTGCGATGACCTGGACTACGACCACAGGCAAGGTATGCAGATGGACATTTTGACATCCGAAGAGATGGGGGGAGAAGGGAGCGGGGACGGAGGAGTGATGGAAGGGGACAGCCACTACCAGAGGGACGGCACCGGTCCACCGCACTCAGCCTCAAAGGACGGGGGTCCGACGAACGAGTTGGCTGAAGTCAAACCAAAAATCACCGCGTGGGAGGCGGGCTGGAACGTCACGAATGCAATCCAGGTAAAGACACACCTCAAGGACTGTAAACGGGCGTTTGGCTGAACCGCCTCTGGAGCAGCTGTGAAATCTGATATAAACGCACACACAGGGACgcaaataaaatattgattgaCACATTGATGCATAAAAGTGGAAACACCTGGCACTGCCTTTTTGAATGGTCTTTCTAAATGTTCTAACTGTTTAAATGATGCTGGTAAAACCTTACGACTAAATACGTTTGGTTTGCAAATATATTTCATATCCACGCAAGTTTTTGTGCAGAGATTTTAGAAGAGCTAAGACGTGATGCGCTGAAAGGGAGGTAGTTGATGCCCTgtgccccctcctcctcctcttcctccttctcttcctcctcctcccttcaaCACATTCTTTGTCTGTATAGTGATGTCCAATGTCAGATGTACGCCTCTGATGAATGTTCACCTGACATTACGCAGGGCGATGGCTGCGAGGATAAGGGAATACATTGGTTATTTAAAGCAGGCACCTAAATTTGTTGCAAGTTTAACTTTGAGGTCATGTAGGGAAATGGGCCAAGATGTCTGGAGACAGAATATCTATCAACATATTTTAAGTGCGATGCGTCACATAAAGTCCAGTGTAATATTGACATTTGGATGCAGACATACGTAGCagatattatgtattttatacacacacacacacacacagacacttatatgtatatatacatatatacttatatatgtgtgtttgtgtgtataaataataataatgtttgtgcGCAGCTGTTTCGtccaaaatgttattatttgttattacagGTCATTTAAAGTGTAAGTTGTGCGACAAAAATCCCGAGACGCAATCCCTTTCAGTCCTTTTCAACACTGCGGTCACGGCACTCGCCGTGACGTCAGCGTGTGTCTCCTCCAGCTCACGATGGCGTCAGAGGCGGGCGGATGTGCTCAGAGCGAAGTGGAAAACCCACAACAGGAAAAACGGGAGCGACATCCACTCGAGACTCAGGCCACAGCCAAAGAACCGCATTAACATACAATGTGGTTAAATcgaataaaacaatacattacaTTTCATTAGAGTTGTCTTGCTCATGTAATGGAAAAACGATTTAAATACCTCATTTACAAAGTGTTTACTCTCCCTTTCTATATTTCTAGGGGATGTTTGTTCTTGGGTTGCCCTACGCCATCCTGCACGGAGGATACCTCGGACTCTTTCTCATTATTTTCGCCGCCGTAGTGTGCTGTTACACGGGGAAAATCCTCATTTCCTGCCTGTACGAAGAGGACGAAGACGGGCAGCTGGTGCGCGTAAGGGACTCCTATGTGGACATTGCCAACGCCTGCTGCGCGCCTAGATTCCCGTCTTTAGGTGGCCATGTCGTGAATGTAGCCCAAATAATAGAGCTAGTGATGACTTGCATTCTGTATGTGGTGGTCAGTGGTAATCTTATGTACAACAGCTTCCCAAACATGCCAATTTCCCAAAAGTCGTGGGCCATCATCGCCACCGCCGCTCTCCTCCCCTGCGCCTTCCTAAAGAGCCTGAAAGCCGTCTCCAAGTTCAGCTTGCTGTGCACGCTGGCCCACTTTGTCATCAACATCCTGGTCATAGCTTACTGCCTCTCCAGAGCGAGGGACTGGGCCTGGGACAAGGTCAAATTTTACATCGATGTCAAAAAGTTTCCTATCTCCATTGGGATTATCGTGTTCAGCTACACCTCGCAGATCTTCCTGCCATCCCTTGAGGGGAACATGGCAAAGCCGAGCGAGTTCCACTGCATGATGAACTGGACTCACATCGCTGCCTGCATCCTGAAGGGCCTGTTCGCCCTGGTGGCCTACTTGACCTGGGCTGACGCAACCAAGGAGGTCATCACAGACAATCTGCCGCCAACCATGCGAGCTATCGTCAACCTCTTTCTGGTGTCCAAAGCTTTGCTCTCGTATCCGTTGCCGTTTTTTGCTGCCGTCGAGGTattagagaaaacatttttccaggaCGGAGGACGTGCGTACTTTCCTGATTGCTACGGAGGAGATGGACGCCTAAAATCCTGGGGACTCACTCTCCGATGTAGCCTTGTTGTGTTCACCTTGCTCATGGCGATCTACGTGCCACATTTCGCCCTCCTCATGGGTCTCACTGGCAGCCTGACAGGTGCAGGCCTGTGCTTTCTACTTCCCAGTCTCTTCCACCTCAAGCTTTTGTGGAGAAAGCTGCAGTGGCACCAGGTTTTCTTTGATGTCGCCATCTTTGTAATAGGAGGTATATGCAGCATATCTGGTTTTATCCACTCAATAGAGGGGCTCATAGAGGCTTTCAAATATAACATAGAAGAATAGATGCAAGCAAATCGCTGGAACTAGATGTTAACTGCAAATACCCATTTAGTGAAAAGATTAAAACACACTACTTCCCGGCAAGCGAAGCCCCTTTGCTTAATTCATGCGTAAAAAGCGCGCAGAGAACCCACGCGGACATTTTCGCACTTGCTGTCTTGCATCAGTTCAGAATAAATGACGTgcgcgcatacacacacacccacacacacataatgaatACTCAACACACTATGTGGACAATACATGTTGTATAAATATGCGatcaaaatattcatatttccaGTAAAGTGAACGTTTACAATATTGACCTTAAACAAAATTGTAAAAGGgcagtttgtctttttgtcgCTCTTGTGGCGCTTCCCCACAGAAGATTTCAATTCATGTAACGCTAGAGTTGTAATGGACGTGACGGCACAATGTGATTCATTGATTacgtttctttaaaaaaaaaaagaaaagcccgAAGAAGCCACTTTCTTGGAAACTACACTATTTGCAATATGGTTATAGGCAGAGAATGTGGTGttaaaccaaaggaaaaaaaacaagatggaaAGGTAACACAACGGCATTTACCAGCAGTAAAAGCACACGGATACATacagaaaaaatttaaaaagaaattaaagagaTCGACTATTTTTAATTAGGAAATTTGACGTTTTCCGACGAGATCAATAtaattcaaatgcaaaatatcaAATAGTACACAGCAGCTATACAAACTATGCATTGAATGTAGAGTATTTCAAGACACACATAAGAAAACTGGGAAGTAGAAATGAAAAATTCTCCAAATTCTTCCGCTTTAAAGTGATTATGCTTTTGTAATTTATGCATATTTTTGCCCAGTATTtataacatttacttttattcacCTTTCAATCGGCAAAAGAACAACATTACATACATTGTGGTAAAAAGCCtcccctcccacccccaccctACCACATGTCTGCatacagacatttttcattctgtgcAATCCAATGGGTCGTGTGGAAATGTTATAAAACCGTATGTGTCGTGTGTTATTGTGGTTTCTAAAAGGGAATGTATATCTCAAAGTCGTTATCATATATCgtgaaattaatattaaagaaTAAAGAGATAAGTGAaattatattgtaaaaatgtgtggttTTATGTAAAACGAAAAACGGCcagaacatgtattttttttctctaataaaAGACAGGAAGTGGTGGAGAAAATAGTggcattcatatttttttaatcggAATCTGAATTGATGACGAAGAGCTTGCAGAGAAAAAAATCGTAGTGTGTGTTCGAGTGATCCATCTACACATTATTTTTCTAGACCAGCTGTCTGGTGTATAGAGATATTTGCAGCATGCATGATTTCCACTACAGGCCTTACATTCCTGCATGCTCACACAAAGAGCTGCAGGCACACACCAGGCCTTATGCTCGACCTGTTCACTCACTGTGTTGATTTCCTGCTCAACATCTGGACGAATCATTTATTTCTGAGCGGTCT
This genomic interval from Channa argus isolate prfri chromosome 5, Channa argus male v1.0, whole genome shotgun sequence contains the following:
- the slc32a1 gene encoding vesicular inhibitory amino acid transporter — encoded protein: MATLIRSKLSNKLSNAATAVSNKSQAKVSGMFAKMGFQAATDEEALGFVACDDLDYDHRQGMQMDILTSEEMGGEGSGDGGVMEGDSHYQRDGTGPPHSASKDGGPTNELAEVKPKITAWEAGWNVTNAIQGMFVLGLPYAILHGGYLGLFLIIFAAVVCCYTGKILISCLYEEDEDGQLVRVRDSYVDIANACCAPRFPSLGGHVVNVAQIIELVMTCILYVVVSGNLMYNSFPNMPISQKSWAIIATAALLPCAFLKSLKAVSKFSLLCTLAHFVINILVIAYCLSRARDWAWDKVKFYIDVKKFPISIGIIVFSYTSQIFLPSLEGNMAKPSEFHCMMNWTHIAACILKGLFALVAYLTWADATKEVITDNLPPTMRAIVNLFLVSKALLSYPLPFFAAVEVLEKTFFQDGGRAYFPDCYGGDGRLKSWGLTLRCSLVVFTLLMAIYVPHFALLMGLTGSLTGAGLCFLLPSLFHLKLLWRKLQWHQVFFDVAIFVIGGICSISGFIHSIEGLIEAFKYNIEE